Proteins encoded by one window of Thalassoroseus pseudoceratinae:
- a CDS encoding sugar ABC transporter ATP-binding protein, translating into MTKSQPIIEIQHVSKHFGGVTALDDVSFSIEAGEFHAIMGENGAGKSTLMKILSGVHPEFDGQFLVRGEPANFSGTRDAEAIGIGIIHQELNLVEELTTAANIYLGRERCNALGWLDNRTMEADAAKLFDQLGCDIDPRQRVGELRVGDQQLIEIAKALSLDADILIMDEPTSALTETETERLFAVIDRLQERGVTILYISHKMEEVFRAADRITVLRDGKLVGTFDREDTNPRDIAHQMVGREIEEVELGGGREAGEVVLQVENLRLPWPGHAKPWRLDDISFTLRRGEVLGIAGLMGAGRTELMECLFGTSPVRPQGRIRVDGKDVSFRHPADAMQRGLALVTEDRKRLGLFSHLTVRDNITICTLSDAVRGGLVSGREERRLASESAEMLSVKSDGVDAPIMSLSGGNQQKCVIARWLRTQPKVLLLDDPTRGVDVGAKAELYRVIDGLCREGLGIIVTSSELPELLTLCDRILVLCEGRLTGEFPRENVTEQAIMEAATVRG; encoded by the coding sequence ATGACCAAATCTCAACCGATTATCGAAATTCAACACGTCTCCAAACACTTCGGTGGTGTCACGGCGCTCGATGACGTTTCGTTTTCGATCGAGGCTGGTGAGTTCCATGCGATCATGGGGGAAAACGGGGCCGGCAAAAGTACGTTGATGAAGATCCTCTCCGGCGTGCATCCCGAATTTGACGGGCAATTCCTGGTACGCGGCGAACCGGCGAATTTCAGTGGGACACGGGATGCGGAAGCCATCGGTATTGGGATCATCCATCAGGAACTGAATCTCGTTGAGGAACTCACCACAGCGGCGAACATCTATCTCGGACGCGAACGTTGCAACGCACTCGGGTGGCTCGACAATCGCACTATGGAAGCCGACGCCGCGAAGTTGTTCGACCAACTCGGATGCGATATTGATCCTCGCCAGCGGGTCGGTGAATTGCGGGTCGGGGATCAACAACTCATCGAAATCGCCAAGGCACTCTCGCTCGATGCGGATATCCTCATCATGGATGAACCGACGAGTGCATTGACGGAAACGGAAACCGAGAGGCTGTTTGCCGTCATTGATCGCTTGCAGGAACGTGGCGTGACGATACTTTACATCTCCCACAAAATGGAGGAAGTCTTCCGAGCTGCCGACCGCATCACCGTGTTGCGTGATGGGAAACTCGTCGGAACCTTTGACCGGGAAGACACTAATCCGCGTGACATTGCGCACCAGATGGTTGGCCGAGAAATCGAGGAAGTGGAACTCGGTGGCGGTCGCGAAGCGGGCGAAGTGGTGTTGCAAGTCGAGAACCTGCGATTGCCGTGGCCGGGACACGCGAAACCCTGGCGACTGGACGACATCAGTTTCACGCTGCGACGCGGCGAAGTTTTGGGCATCGCAGGGTTAATGGGAGCGGGTCGTACGGAATTGATGGAGTGTTTGTTTGGCACGAGTCCGGTGCGACCTCAAGGCCGAATTCGTGTTGATGGCAAAGACGTCAGTTTTCGGCACCCCGCCGATGCCATGCAACGTGGTTTGGCATTGGTGACCGAAGACCGCAAACGTCTTGGCCTATTCAGTCATTTGACCGTGCGCGACAACATCACCATTTGCACCCTCTCGGATGCTGTTCGCGGCGGATTGGTTTCCGGACGTGAAGAACGTAGGCTCGCCAGTGAGTCGGCAGAGATGTTGAGCGTCAAGTCGGATGGTGTCGATGCACCCATCATGAGCTTGAGTGGCGGAAATCAACAGAAATGCGTGATCGCACGGTGGTTGCGAACGCAGCCCAAGGTTCTTCTGCTTGACGATCCGACGCGAGGCGTCGATGTCGGCGCGAAAGCCGAGTTGTACCGTGTCATTGACGGACTTTGCCGAGAGGGCCTGGGAATCATCGTTACCTCCAGCGAGTTGCCGGAGTTGCTTACGCTGTGTGATCGAATTCTCGTGCTGTGCGAAGGCCGATTGACCGGCGAATTCCCGAGAGAGAATGTCACGGAACAGGCCATCATGGAAGCTGCGACTGTCCGCGGATAA
- a CDS encoding tetratricopeptide repeat protein has translation MRAFRSLSTRFVMLLLGWCLAMPLLSGCRTVNSHIANRIGREHYRAGNYQAASLDFQRALADDPDNPSFMHNLASTLQRSGDYATAEQTYRQALSIDPSHQPSYHSLAQLMTETGRTAEATQLLHAWQDTQPYSAAPHIETAWLQRQQGDIAGASASLQTALQVSPNNPVALAQLGQIQQDLGRPEQAVALYQRSLQSDWNQPQVMSRVAALKPQVLAARQQQQSQGPPQMVTNYNYRTGSQFASNDLSMMGLQSASAWPMAPYGSQMATLPSTGYQVAGPVPTGPTPAGPSPYYATNPAGPTYSVAERPVMQPTPVNPQPTLANPQPTPVDPQPTPATQPVPNPTPDEPAPEPDPNMQSGAIMMPMDQTTAALPIVQPF, from the coding sequence ATGCGCGCCTTCAGGAGTTTGTCGACTCGGTTTGTAATGCTGCTGCTCGGCTGGTGCTTGGCCATGCCGCTGCTGTCCGGTTGCCGGACGGTGAATAGTCACATTGCGAACCGCATCGGTCGGGAACACTACCGCGCGGGGAACTATCAAGCCGCCAGCTTGGATTTTCAACGGGCATTGGCGGATGATCCGGACAATCCCTCGTTCATGCACAATCTTGCATCGACGCTGCAACGGAGTGGTGACTACGCCACAGCCGAGCAGACATATCGTCAAGCATTATCGATCGACCCGTCGCATCAGCCAAGCTACCACAGCCTAGCCCAGTTGATGACCGAAACCGGCCGGACTGCCGAGGCCACGCAGCTCTTGCATGCTTGGCAAGATACCCAACCTTACTCGGCCGCTCCGCACATCGAGACGGCTTGGCTCCAGCGTCAACAGGGGGACATTGCCGGTGCGTCAGCTTCCTTGCAGACGGCATTGCAGGTGTCGCCGAATAACCCTGTCGCGTTGGCCCAGCTCGGTCAAATTCAACAGGATTTGGGACGACCGGAACAGGCAGTCGCGTTGTATCAACGGTCGCTGCAATCGGATTGGAACCAACCACAGGTGATGTCTCGTGTGGCGGCGTTGAAACCGCAAGTTCTGGCGGCTCGTCAGCAACAACAGTCACAGGGGCCACCCCAAATGGTGACGAATTACAACTATCGCACGGGATCGCAGTTTGCGTCGAATGATTTGTCGATGATGGGGCTGCAATCTGCATCCGCGTGGCCAATGGCTCCGTACGGCTCACAGATGGCAACGCTGCCTTCGACCGGATATCAAGTCGCCGGGCCAGTGCCGACAGGACCGACTCCGGCGGGGCCATCACCTTACTACGCGACCAACCCCGCGGGACCGACGTACTCGGTGGCGGAACGTCCGGTCATGCAGCCGACACCGGTGAATCCTCAACCGACCTTGGCCAACCCGCAACCGACTCCCGTCGATCCGCAACCAACGCCGGCGACGCAGCCGGTTCCGAATCCTACGCCCGATGAACCGGCACCGGAACCAGACCCTAACATGCAGTCCGGGGCGATCATGATGCCAATGGATCAAACCACGGCCGCATTACCAATCGTGCAGCCATTCTAA